In a genomic window of bacterium:
- a CDS encoding response regulator: MPTRTIELSSGENTGARLIDLILMIEDERDHAELVIDALKEVGNIRKVVLIENGNTALDYVFRRGVFREKSLSPRPALILLDINLPGKNGLEVLRLIRAEKRFSTIPIIILTTSPSVETVKKTADLGANDYVIKPADFGEFLTRITGLGKYWSMVSELPMQKGIGQ; the protein is encoded by the coding sequence ATGCCTACAAGAACAATAGAGCTGAGTTCTGGCGAGAACACGGGGGCACGGCTGATCGACCTGATCCTGATGATTGAGGATGAGCGTGACCATGCGGAGCTTGTTATCGACGCGCTCAAGGAGGTCGGCAATATCAGGAAGGTTGTTCTAATAGAGAACGGCAATACGGCTCTGGACTACGTGTTCAGAAGGGGTGTTTTCCGGGAAAAGTCGCTTTCACCAAGGCCCGCGCTTATCCTTTTGGACATCAATCTGCCGGGCAAGAACGGGCTCGAGGTACTAAGACTTATTCGAGCGGAGAAACGATTTTCCACCATTCCGATAATTATTCTGACCACATCGCCGAGCGTGGAGACCGTCAAGAAGACCGCGGACCTGGGAGCCAACGACTACGTGATCAAGCCGGCAGATTTCGGCGAGTTCTTGACCCGGATAACGGGTCTGGGTAAATACTGGTCAATGGTTAGCGAGTTGCCAATGCAAAAGGGGATTGGGCAATGA